The window CGTAGAATCTGTAAACTGCAAAAGAACCTAACAGCCAATTAATCAAGTTAAGCGCAACCAGGAAAAAGTTGTTCTGTATCCAAATATCCTATACCCTATATGCCTTTCAGTTGTCCAACAAATGACTATTAACTACAAGATTCCTGGTGTAGTCCCTAATCTTTAACTATAAGCAACCACAATTAGCAGTAACCCAACTTTTTAGTTTAATAGCTCATCATGGCTTTCAAGTTACAAGTCTTTACATGCTAAGAGACATGATTCTTTGGACACAAGTCACAACACCTCTCTGCCACTAACTAAGCCTATGTGGCAATAGTTACCGGCACCTATGTtagtgggaggtagcaggtagcAGGTACCAGGCAGAATCGTCGAGGCACGTGCAAACTGGCCTGGACACCACCATTATTGGGGAAAAAAAAGAACTATATAACCTTGCTCTTTTTTGTCAGCTCTACTGTTTTTACAGGGTTAAGATCTCATGATGCCCCAAAATCAATACAATGCCTTTGTGCTCTGTACTCGCCTATAACCCAAAAGATGTACCTGATGTAATTGATGCACTTAGGAGGAATTGATGTAATTGAGAGCCATACATTTGGTAAATTGGAGCTCACTTATCACCAGCAAAAGGCAGGGGGGTCTGGGACTCAGGGACCTCAAGGCACACAACCAAAATTTACTTATGAAGTGGGTGTGGAGATACAACTCAGGCACTAATGCTTTGTGGAGAAAGGTTATAAGGGAGAAATGTGGTCAAACTGAGCAGTGGTGCACTAGTCCTGTTAACAGTTCCTATGGGGTAGGTGTTTGGAATCTATCAGACAACTATGGAGCTCTGTGTTGGTTAACACTTGCACAAGGGTGGGTAATGGTAGGAAGACACTATTTTGGAATGATAATTGGCTTGGGCATGGTCCACTTAAAGAGATGTTCCCAGAATTTTACAGTATTGCAAACATGCCTGATATTTTAATGGAAGCAGCTTGGGGTCAGCATGGTTGGAATATCACTTTCAGAAGGGGTCTGAATGATTGGGAAATGGGGAGAATTGCTATTTTTTAAGGTTTTGGAAGGGTTCAAAGGGCTCAATGAAAATGAGGACACCTTATTCTGACACTGTTGCAAAAACAGGGTATACATTGTCAAATCCACCTATTTCATGCTTACAAATGCAGATCAGCATACAGTGGGATGGCCTTGGAAGAACATATGGAAAGCAAAAGCTCCCTTTAAGGTGGTTTGTTTCTCATGGCTGGTAGCAAGAGAAGCTTGTTTAACCCAAGAAAGCCTACAAAGAAAGGGATTTCTGTTATGCTCGAGATGTTTGTTATGTGGCAGAGATCTGGAGATCAACAGTCATCTGTTTCTGCATTGTCCTATCACTAGTAAATTGTGGCAATTGTTCCTTAACATTGTGGGCCTCAGATGGACAATGCCTGCAACTACTCTAGAGCTTCTAAAGTCCTGGAATAACATTGGAGGTGTAGTCAGTCAGAAGACATGGTGGAGACTGATACCTGCTTGTGTATGGGGGACAGTGTGGACAGAGAGGAACTCAAGAGTTTTTGAAGACAGATACAATACTCTTCAGAATGTTAAGATGAATTgtattcttttgttttatttttggtgtaaagaaAGGCATGTAAAGAATACGGAGTCCCTGGTTGTCATGTTAGGTTTTTTGTAAGTCTGGTGGATCAGTTTTCACATCCCCCCCACGTACATATGGCTTTGCACTGCCTTAGtgccttcttttttttaatatattgttACCAgtctcaaaaaaaaaatctaaaactgGTCAATTTAGATTACTTGTAGTACTTCCACATCTTTCACATCAAGTAATTTTGTTCCACCAGGATTGTAATATAGTCAAGACATAGATGTAAACAGAGCTTGTCATATTACACTTACCATTATAGTAGCAATAAATTTAGAGGCGGTTAGGCACAACTCACTGAGCTTGACAAAGGAAGACCTAATACATTAAAATCCTTCAACATAACTTGTGCTTCATTCGTGGAGATTAAAGAAAAAAATGTTAAGAAAATATAGCAATGAAGCAACGACAAACCTGGGGTCTAAATTTGCACGGGCTATAACATCATTTAAATTGTCTATGTTGCGCAAATCTACAGGAAGCAATTTGTAATGATCACTATGGACTTCTCCCTTTTCTGCATGAAACAAGGGGATCATTAAACAAGGGGATCATTTGCCTCTATTGTTAACTCTACTTGTGAGGGAGGTACTTAGCAAACTTATTCATAGGGCGGGGGAATGAGGTGTCATCAAGGGTATCGAGGTAGGCGGTGATAGGACAAATAATGTAACCATATCTATCAACTACTCGCAGAAGATACTTTAATTTCTTGTGAACCCCAGATTAGACATATTCGATACTTGTTCAGAAATTTGGTATGGTTTAAAGTTGTGCCAGGATCATGTGTAGATATTTGAAACTCCAGTTGGTACCAGTAGGGGAGGTACAAAACATCATTAGATTACAACAAATCTGTAGACCAAAATTGATTACACTACCTACAAGGTATCTTTAGTTTACCGATCGGAGGAAAAAATTAGATTAAAATCTGTAGCAGCCTGTGGTTGAGAAATTTGAGAAAAGACGGGGGAGAATAATAGGAAAATATCTGTGTAAGGGAGGGAAAATAACATTATGAAAGTCTACCTCGCTAATACACCACTTATTATGTCTATGGTTTGTATGCACGCAAGTGGCGCAAATTGGTCGGAGAAAATGCTGTGAGATTCTCAGTAAGAAGGAATGGATGGGGAGAAAACATTTCATTAAGTGGAATGGAATTATGGATGAAAATATTGGTTTCCATAAGCAAAGGGGATTGGGAATCAGGAGATTGTCCGTATTCAATATAGTACTCTTAGAAAACGGTTGTGGGGATTCACTCAAGAGCAGACCTTTTATGTAGACAGATAATTTCTACTAAGTAGTAAGTATAGATATTAGAACAATGGAGAGACTAGACAAGATCTTATGGAGTAACACTGTAAAAGTGTAGTAAGGAGCAGGAAAATTCACTTTAATGTATTGCTTACTAGGTGAGTGAGGGTTGTAGGGTAAGGTTTTGGAAAGATGCCCGGTGAATATCCTTGGAGAATACATATTAACAGGTATATGGTCTAATAAACGAGAAAGATGCAGAAGTAATTGATTATTTGAGAAAGAATGCTCAAGGCGTTATATGGAATATATGTTTTAAGAAGGTGATCCATGTCTATGAATGTTATAAGTATGACATTAAGGAAATTTCACAAAATATACGATGCCTCTGTAGGAGAAGTGGGGGTGGGGTGAGTGGGGAAATAAGATAGTATGGAGGGAGACCGAGTAAGATATTTTACAACCAAACCTTTTTATGTGGAGTTGTCAGATAGAGGACATGAAGAGTAGGTTCAGAAAAGGATGCTATCCTATAGCGGATAACTTGAGAAAGAGAATGATGATACTTGTGACTTGtgagccaacaacaacaacaacaacaaacccagttaatcccacaagtggggtctgggaggggagggtagtgtgtacgcagaccttattccTACCCGGTGAAGGTAGGAGCCAGCATTGCATGTgaccaaaaaaaaactaaaaacaatgcTAATCATCTTTTGTTGCATTGCATATTGGCTTCACAAATGTGGACCCTTGTATTTCATTGTTCAAATATTATGAGTGATACCAAGAAAAGTAAAGGAAGCAACAACAAGCTGGAGAGTTCAGCGAAAAGAGGGAAACATCACCACTGTCTCTTTTTTTGTGCTTATGGCGAAAAATTAATAGTAGAAAATTGCTTCAAATAAGTGAAATATGATGTAAAAGGCATCATATTTCACTTGGATTTCTGGTGTCGAGAAAATACGGTGTTGTAAAGTCAATAAAGATAACTGGCGTACTTGTTAGATGACCGTGGATGACCACATTCGAGTTAGTTAAAATGATAATTTACTTGTACATTCCTTTGACATCCAACTTGGTGTTTAGTAGAGAAATTTTGACTTATCAAAGAAACATCGTGTAGTCGTGAATAAAAGCTAGATTCCGCTTTGCACAAAAGGAACACCCTTCTGTCACAGAAGATGCTTTAAAAGCTAACGTTTTTCCTTCATACTGATTCAACCTATACTAAGAAGATAAAAttgaacaaatattgtattaAAAAATGACATGGTTCAGAAAGTTAGATGACAGAGATTAAATGCTTGATGTATCCACCTCGCGCTCAACAACATGGTATCTTGTCAAGGAAATGAAATCATATATTTGCCCAAGATAAATGAAAGGCAGGGATCACCAAGTTGGCAGTTCACAAGAGAAGAGTATTTGCATATTTGCAAGCGGTGAACATGCTCATTACCTGATGAGATTGATGCTATTTCACCAACTTTATCCCTTAACTGACTATAGGTTTCAATAAGAGCTGCCTTCTTGCTTGTCACCTGTGAGACAAACATCTAGAGCTGAGCTCTTTGAGCCAAGAAAGTAAAATGGATTTgccaaaatgcaaaaaatattgCCTCGTTTATGCTATGACATAATTCGGGGACTTAGCATTTGAAAATCCCACCTCAATGAAATCCAGTTCCACGTAAAGATGAGGTGCTTTTCCTTCATCCTGCCAAAGACAAATATAGCTATTAATCTTCTTTCTGAAGGATGGAAATTACAGTAAACGTGCAAGCGTGTATCTATTGTATTGGAAAACTACATGAAGCAGCATCAAGCAATATAAGAAAAATCTTAACATAAAGCAAAATTCTACTATCACAAACTGTCAGCCTAGTTCAACAAAAATTGCAGGTAGCCTGAACCAGATGCTCAAATTTCCACGTACAGTAACCCATTTGAGGGATCGTTTTGCTCTTAACCTCCATTTTCTCTTGACAACTTCATTTAAGGGTCGCCAAGATCAAGATGGAGGAAAATTGATACATGAATAGACACTGTAAACAAGACCATACTAAAGCTCCAGAACTGCAATAGCATACTGTCAGCTTTGCCTTAGTTCCAACTCCCAAACTAGTTGGAATCAGGGCATTGGATTGGCTACAAAAAGAAAATCCTTTTTTTGTGAAAAAAGTACAAAATGTGCCTTGGGATCCTTTATGTGAAATTTTCAATCATCATGGAAGATATTAAAACAACCCATAGAAACTGAAGCACCTGCAGCTGAAAAAACATTGTGTCGAAGCCAGCTCCAAGCGACAATATCTGCTTCTTAATATTGCCACTTCCATCAGCATTTGGGTTGCAATCAAGAAATTGATAGAGCATCTTCCGAAGAGCAGCCCAGCGAGCAAAATAACCTTATAATTAAGTTACACATCTATTAAACAACCCCAAAAAATAAACACTAAGCACATCACCACCATGGATTAAGAAGCAAAAAAAGAGATATCATACCACGATTAATAATGGGAGATCGCCTCAGGGGTTTTTTAACAAACAGATTGACATAATCATCTTTCATGTATCCCTTTTTCACGCATGACCTTCACATCACACAAAATATAAAAAACAGTAATCATATAAGACGGAATTTGAGGATAATTAGGTTTAAATTTCAGCTCAATTTCCAATAATTTGCAGTGAAAATGATATATTCATAGATGGTCTCTGAAGCATTCTATTATACAACTGTATATCTCTAAATTACATCTAGGAAATTAACTGAAGAAAATTGAAGAGTTACTGTACAGTTGAATAAAAAGGCGTACGTACAGTTTGCTGGCGGAAGCGTCGTCGTTGGTGGCCTGAACGGCGGCTCTGTTGCTGCGCGAATCGGCAAGTGGTTTCACCATCCTTTCGCCAAAGTTTTGAGAGTTGCAGCGGCTTTGAAAACGGGATAGAATTTGCGAATTTGGGCCTCCGCTCTTAGAGTTACTCGTTATTACTTTCCCATTCACAATAGATTGTGTTATGACGTTGTGATCCCACCTTTTTTCTAATACTAGTATGCGTTGCACATGTATTTCTACGGTGATTCTTTGAGTTATTTAATgtataaatgaaagaaataattaaaaaaataaatgttATATTTGTGCGTGTACATTAtcttaataagttaaaattttaaaatatcacATAAATGTTATATTTAAAATTTGTGTCTGAGATATGTATAAGGTAGAAGTTAAcgaaaaaatttaaatttttaaaaatgatgATTGTTGATCATATTTAGGTAACTCAATAATGTAAGAAATTTATCCCTGCATAAGTCGATCAATTGTATTaatcaatatatttaacttaaaatttattttagttttataattttattacttaattTCTAAGGTTATCATGCTCCTTTTTATTATTAGTACACATATCCTTGAAgattaagatttttttttgaaaaactatATATTCATATGTTAATTATAGAAGATATAAAATAGGATCAACTAACTGACaaatctttcttatttttttaccGAACGCCCAAAATTAAGATACTGACAAATTTTTTTACctgttaaaaatatattttatactggacaaaattatcatttaactatttttttagtatttaaatttttatgtCAACTATAATCTTTTTATTAGATCTTTCCTTATTTTAACTATACATAAAATCCTAATATGCAagactttaaaattaactaagattAGCTTTTATAAAATTGTTCTAATATGTAGACTTTAACTTTAGTTATAACGAACCAAGTATGTTTTAGCTCAACAAAAAGCTAAATATGTTCGTATGATTACGGTAAGACCGTAAGGCTTACCATAATCAAGTAGACTTTATATTGAATTCAAATATTATCATTAGATAATATTAACAAAATAAATCGATGTTACAATTATGAAACTTATATAACGAAATAAATTCACACCACATACATTCTAAGACcatttatttgagaaaaataatttaattaagtatgtGATCAATTACCGTTGAAAATAGAACATGGTGTGAAACATCAATGTAATACCGACCtagcacttcaactcaaattgcTTGTGAACAACACATGACCAATAGATTAATTTAGTTTACTGGTTCCTTTCCTTTCTATTGTTTACGTATTTTATCATAACAACAACATTTACATTATTTTATCATGACAACAACATTTACATTATTTTATCATGGCCACATTTTTAATATACCTTAAAAAATTTTGCGTTTTATCAAAAAGAGTTGCCAAAAAATTATCAATTAGCTCGAATAATAAACATGAGGATAAGCGAATAAACACATCAATATGAAATTTGAGAGATTATTAATCTTTCACGTATAAAATATACTTCTAGCAGCATTAGCCTGATTTAATGCTAGTAGTTATTAGACGAACAATGAATGAGATCTTAAAAGCTATTTCGCACATTAGGAATGGCTCTTATTTATTTCATCTCTGTTATATATTTTCTCTAACAAACAATGTAAGAAAGCATCAAATAGATAATATTCAACTAATAAAGTTGATCAGAAGCATGTCGGAAAGGAATCacaaatttctaaaaaaaaaaacagcaaTAACATAGAACTAAATTGGAGATAAAAGAATTTTAGTTGAACACGAGTATAACTTGAATATACCAATAgtttagaaaatatatttatactatTAGGTCATCCAACAAAAATCTACAAATAATCATTCATAAAAAAAGTAAGATCTATAATTTGCTATAAAACTTAAAGATGAATATTACACTTACAATATAAGTTAAAACTCTTGCAGTAATATTTTTGGGATTGCGTCTTGCATAATGATTATCAATATGAGTTCTTCTTAATTTTTAAATCTTTGTACTTAGAGATCTAGGATAACTTTTTCTATGTGAGTAGAATTAAGGTTGAATGATTTTCAGTTTCGTTTCTTTTCCTTAGTACAAATTAACACTCACTTAATGCATATATTGGAATTATGATTCTACATGAAGTGTCGTTAGAGTGACATGACTGAATGTACTAACATACAATCTATggatataaaaattatcaaaaactAAGAGTGGTGCATAACTACATATCCCTAGCATTAAAGTAGTACCAACTACCAACTAAAGTTGTACGCAAGTAAGAAACATACTAATGCATTTTTCTTTCAAAGCAATGACACACAAAGCGCCATTGAGCTCTCAAGAATATAGAAACATAAGAAAATTATAGAAACATAGATCCACTAAAACCATGAGGTATACCAATAGGTAACATAAATCCTTGAAACCCCACATGAATCGCAACAAACAATGCATAAtcaaatttataaactaaaacgTTAAATATCCCAAGTTAGTTTGATATTAAGCGGAGAATCAGACCCGGTTAAAGTCGGTAAAGCAACATAATTGAGAGTCTAATCTGATAAGCAATAGATTTGTGAGTTGTGGCAGAACTCAACTTTTCGTTCATTCTTAGGATTCTTTTATTGATGGTTTTCTAACCTAAAGTAGGATTTTATTAAGATTCAATAATAAATCAAGCAAAGAAAACGTATTAGGTTAGAGTTATGTTAAGTAAGGAAACTTTATATAGTATAAAATCTTAATTGTTTTTAAGTCCaaaaatttaggaaaaatttgatttgattttaaagtcataaatatcattaaaatactcaaatgactATCTTGTCCAGtatgaactctatttttaaagggtaaaaaaggcaaacgatattttgttaagggccttcgtgcttttaatataatatagatataatgATATAcataatatattatattaaaaatattagtaATGAATTTCAGGGACTTAGCATTTGAAAATCTCACCTCACATATCgaataactaaataaataaagaagtatTATGCAAGGTTTCAATATCACTTGTTAATACCCCTAAAGACTAAAGTTACAGCCACATTAGGATTTTGTTCAATGTATATTAAAAAAAGTATAATATTGTTGATTACTCTtttgtttttaattaaataatcaatttaaacaatgcGATGTTTCAGTATTCttttaacagcttgtttggatggttgttacatatcgtttcataatgtatcgtatcgtattgtattgtatggATTGGATTGTGTGATTTTGCCGTCATTTCATGGTATCACGCACCagtaatatgatgaataaacttgcaatattataaagaaaaattatgatacagtatataaaaaggtaggataaatgataaaataaaattatttaataataataaagggtgagattgagagaaaaacacAAGGAAACGACGCGATCACACCAAATCGGTcattacataaagtggcacatttcatcgttacgtaaaggcggatttaacgatacgatacgatgcgatacaataaaatttaagtaacaatcaaaacaaacattgtatttaaagtaacaatacgatacgatacaatagctaacaaccatccaaacaagcttgTAACTCAATCGATCACATATCCTTGACCATCCCTTGCAAATATTAAGATGCAACATCACTTCTTTAGATAATTTCTccatctaattaataaaatagtACGAACCCGTGCATCAACAATTTTTTTCAATACTTTAAAttaacttgttttttttttttgcttatattaaaaaatatttttcatctttTCGCTCTCCTTGTACTTGTTAGCACATGCGCAGCGAAAGCAAGCATATAATTCAGGTATCACAAACATGTAAACTAGACAATGATATAATTACAGAGATTAGAAACACTAACCTCTCAAAAACGTTGCACAAGTCCTCCACAAAGCAAGAATCCAGGAATGCAGTCTTCTGCTATGCTCCTTGTAAGACCTCAGACGAAATTATTTGTGTGGGCAAATAATACAACTCCGAAGAGTGAGTTATTGGGTGAAACTGGTCTTCCTTTCGTAGACCCGAAATTAAGCCCAAAAAAGGCTCAAAAACATGTAGGATTCTACTAGTGCAAGTAAAATCCTACTCTAACTCCAAAAGGATAACTTTTCTCCCAAGTCACATTTTATCCAAGTGTGTTAAGGTTTTTACTAGGTATAGCAGGgactacaaaaataataagagGCTACCAAATATAGTATTAATTCGAAATTCGGAAGAATTAAATCTTACTATAATTAATCGCATTTTGTGCTACTAAAAACtgcaattgaactcctcaatatgaatttcgaaaatcattaacacttattttaactcccTATGTTAAGATTACAAATActagttaattaaattaaatcactgataatttaatttaatcTACTAACTAAATCCTTTACAATCCCActtaaactatttcatgtgacggatatAAAATTCACCGGTCAGGTTcacatgaaaatttataagtttacATAAAGGGGTGTCATCAAACTCAAAACTGAATCACGGATttgtaagcacatgatttttgccctatgaaagaattactcccaaaaaattcaaaataaaacgattttcctttgtgtgcaattttgagaattttcgcgGCATTTTAGggtaattatttgtattttgtccatgcatgtttatttgttaaaattaataaaaatacaaaaatatgtcgcatttgcatttaggatttaattctacaattaggagtaattaagtttgttttacaagaatgaaaattacaaaaatatgcgtcgtttgcatttttagcattcaatgtcaaattgtgcaattttgttttaatgagTGTTTAATTATGTGTGATAAATGTTGCTAGaaattagttagtatttttgataagttaatttagtttataacttaatttagaattttagttttattaattagaagtaaaagaaaagagagcaaaaaataaagaaaaatcggaATTGGGTCTCTTCCTCAATTTTGAACCTAGGCCCAAAACACCTCTACCCAAACTAAATAACCCCTTATCCAACCCAAAGACCCACCGAATCGACCCGACcaggtccgccccataaccccaaatgaCCCAACCTCCTATCTTcacttcattttcatttttttttacaaaaaaaaccctaaacctaaacccATCTGCCCCCTCCCtttctctccatcttctccaagcTTTCTCACgcccccatccatggctgcccttgcaTCGTCTTCTTCGACacaagcacacacacacacaactccAAACCAAAAGCCAAGCAGGCTActttcttcttcgtcgtcgagctcgagctcgagctcccatggctgcctccctCGACGAACAGCACCCTAGCACCTcgccttctgcttcatcttcttcgtcgacCACCATGAACGACCCCTCTGCTTCATTTTCTTCATCATCCTCACGACCTCCAGCTCGAACACACAAACCACCATCGTCTATCTCCTAAGCCAAACAGCCTCTGCTGCTCTTTCATCTCAACCTAAAAGAACACCCCTAAACTTTCGCGACATTAACCAGTTGACCCACCagctcctcatcttcttcacaaaacaaacctagacaactTAAAACCAAAACCTAGCAGCCTCAGAACAAAAGCATGAGGAAGCTATTTGTCACCTTCACCGTCTCTCACCCTTGTACCATGTAGCACCACCCAACCCTGCTGCCACTGCTCCATCGCCACTGCTGCTCCTGCTACATCCAGCCGTCGACGACGAACAGCTCGTCGACCTCCAGCAGACCCAAACGTCTCACCTCCCACGACTGCCTCGTCTGCTTCAAAACCAAGTTGCACCTGATGTGTTGCTGCTGCCTTAGCTCCGTCCAGCATCTGCTTCTGCTGCGTTGCTGCTGCCTCATCGAGCATCTGATTCAAAACCAATTCCCATCGCTACTGCTTCACCTTTTTTCATCGCCTTCAGTCCAAAACGAGACCCCACCATctcgtttgttcgagctttggtcggggTCGTCGAAACAGTTCATACGCAGTCGAGGTCCGGATTGTTAAAGGTTTTTAAGGTCCGTCTCATCTCCCTTTCTCATTTTATGATCTATATGTGAGTAAGATAAGAGCCGCTAAAATCTGTTTAAATATTATGGTTTAAGGAGTTTGAATCGTTCTTAGTTGAATCTTGGTTGTAAAAAATTTCTTTGAATTCTGTTTAGTCGAATTTGAGTTCGATTGGTTTGTCATTCGTGATTATTAGTTGTAGAATGTATAGTATCTTTGTTAATATTGAGTTGGTTCGGATAATTttgttttgtgtattgtttggttTCCTGCTCTTTGTTATTCATCATATGATTTCAGTTTGCATTTCGATTCAGTTAattgtgattcatgttgtttCAGTTTACTTTTGTTGCTAATATTGTTGTCTCATTGATCATTCATtttttgtctaagttaaccaggattggttcccaatatggttaacttattcccattaatcTGATGTTGTATGATTCAATCTGTGTTCATGGGATTTGTTGATTGAATttgtttaggaattggttatatttgttgtattttggttggaattgattaggtgaattggttataactgatgggggtagattggtaaattgtagtactttcaggggtaa of the Nicotiana tabacum cultivar K326 chromosome 7, ASM71507v2, whole genome shotgun sequence genome contains:
- the LOC107827637 gene encoding leucine carboxyl methyltransferase 1 homolog isoform X2, with the translated sequence MVKPLADSRSNRAAVQATNDDASASKLSCVKKGYMKDDYVNLFVKKPLRRSPIINRGYFARWAALRKMLYQFLDCNPNADGSGNIKKQILSLGAGFDTMFFQLQDEGKAPHLYVELDFIEVTSKKAALIETYSQLRDKVGEIASISSEKGEVHSDHYKLLPVDLRNIDNLNDVIARANLDPRSSFVKLSELCLTASKFIATIMIHPDDAFGQQMIRNLESRGCGLLGIYATPTLQEKENLFLDQGWQKAVAWDMLRVYSDFIEAQERRRIERLEIFDEFEEWYMMQEHYCVTYAINDAMCLFKEFGFPNTQPMTDTSIATST
- the LOC107827637 gene encoding leucine carboxyl methyltransferase 1 homolog isoform X1; this encodes MVKPLADSRSNRAAVQATNDDASASKLSCVKKGYMKDDYVNLFVKKPLRRSPIINRGYFARWAALRKMLYQFLDCNPNADGSGNIKKQILSLGAGFDTMFFQLQDEGKAPHLYVELDFIEVTSKKAALIETYSQLRDKVGEIASISSEKGEVHSDHYKLLPVDLRNIDNLNDVIARANLDPSLPTFIIAECVLIYLDPDSSRTIVGWASRTFSTAIFFLYEQIHPDDAFGQQMIRNLESRGCGLLGIYATPTLQEKENLFLDQGWQKAVAWDMLRVYSDFIEAQERRRIERLEIFDEFEEWYMMQEHYCVTYAINDAMCLFKEFGFPNTQPMTDTSIATST
- the LOC107827637 gene encoding leucine carboxyl methyltransferase 1 homolog isoform X3, with product MVKPLADSRSNRAAVQATNDDASASKLSCVKKGYMKDDYVNLFVKKPLRRSPIINRGYFARWAALRKMLYQFLDCNPNADGSGNIKKQILSLGAGFDTMFFQLQDEGKAPHLYVELDFIEVTSKKAALIETYSQLRDKVGEIASISSEKGEVHSDHYKLLPVDLRNIDNLNDVIARANLDPSLPTFIIAECVLIYLDPDSSRTIVGWASRTFSTAIFFLYEQIHPDDAFGQQMIRNLESRGCGLLGIYATPTLQEKENLFLDQGWQKAVAWDMLRVYSDFIEAQERRR